The genomic interval GTGCAGGGCCTTGTGTGGTCACATCTGGGGCTGATGTTGTGTCGCGTGCACAGAGGCAGAGGCAAAACAAAGGGAGTGATCAGGCTGTTTTTCGGTGAAGAGATGGCGATGCAGAATGGAAGAgaatggaaagagaaagaaaaggcttCTTGTGTGTACGTGCACCGGCCAGTGGAAGGGACCGGGGTTGGGGTTGGGCAGGGGGGATTAACGGCTGGGTCAGGGGGAGGGGGCATGTATGACTCATGCTGTATCTGCTGATAGTCTGTATATGGCCACTGCACGAAGATATAATGATTTGTGTCTGACGTGGATAAGGAGTGTTTCAGAAATGAAGTGTTCAGTCATTATAAGAGGTttcattggggggggggggtctcctcaGGATTAAAATGGGTGCATAAACCTATAAAGTTCTGATGTTAACCCCTGCATGACCAGGGACCAACATTTGAATTGTCGCTATAATGATTTTAGTCAGTTTAAACATGCTAACACCAATATAAATTGTGTTATTTCGTGTTTTTATAGTATTGATGGCCACTGAAAGGGCTGCAGTACAGTtttaccattcacacacacacacacacacacacacacacacacacacacacaaacacacacactgtgtatacATTCGTCTATCTTAGTGAGGtcctttatttaaataatgcattccctagctaCTTACCTTAACCAtaaaaactaaatgcctaacccttaccATTCCTAGTTCTAATTGTAAACCTAATTCTATCCCCAACCCTAAACCAAGTTTTAACCCTGAAACAGACATACAAAGTCAGAAACAGGTCAGAAAGGGAGGAGTATCACTCAATAGGTTGTAGGCTCAAAATGATCCTCACAAAGACATCTgtacaccaacacacacagtgtgtgtttttgtgcagcaCTTAATCTGTCACACATACTCACAGGGAAAATTTGGTGCttagtatcttgcccaagggcagCTCAACACACTAAATAGGGTTAACCTCCATTTACAAACACAGTGAAGAGGCTCCCCAGCGTTTCCACTTACGTCATAATGACCCTGAGAGTCTTTTACACTCGGTCTTTAATTGAGACTTTTACAACACACAGATCAGGGCTAAAGCTTCCCTCGGAATTAAAGTCGTATCttcaactttttttatttgttatttttgttaggGACAATCATGAAGCTGCTTCACATACTCCAGAGCACCTGTTAAcgccaccaccacaacaacaaacaaacaaagcccaacatcacacacacacacacacacacacacacacacacacacacacacacacacacacacacacacacacacacacacacacacacacacacacacacacacacagagagacacagagacacagtcacacacgcagtCACAAGTGAATGACGGCAGGTCGCCATGGAAACTGCGTTACGCTCCGGGCGGTCGGGGTAGAAAACAAGAGGAGCGCGAGGACTCGTCTCGGTGCTCCTCGGTTTCAGCACCACGCGCCCCCCGGACAGCGCCCGCCCGGATGAACTCTCGCGCAGACTCCAGCCCCTCGCGTCACCACCGGAGCTCCCCGGGACTTCAGCCTCAGATCTGTGACTCCAGCAGCCGAACTGACCTGAGAGGACGCGCCGCGGACCCGAGGCTCGCTGGACACCAGAGGTTTTAGATCCCTCCTCTATCGGAGCCGGTCGCTCCATCACACGCCACAGCAACAGGTAAGACCCCTCCACCACCAAAGAATCAACTTTAGATGCATGTGCACATACATAAACTCAGAGTACGCACAGCTTCTCTACCCCGCAGTTACTTAGCTGCGGTTAATGTGGCAGATCTCAGGTGTGAGTAAGTGCGTGATTAGGTGATTAGAGTGAAGCCCAGCAGGACAGAGTGGAACTCAGCGAGGGACCGAGGATCATTCCCACTAAATCTTATAAGTAGTGATGGAGTGTGAAACTGCACAAGAGGTGAATTATAACCTCCAGCTGCTGGGGTTTCCACTCCCACTTCTTAGAAAAGTACTGGCAGGACCCAAGTTTAGAAGAGGATATTTAAAGATCCTATTCTCTATATGTTTTTACAGTATATAGTTAGTCATATACCCTTATAGGACAAGTGATATACAGATGGTTAGACTTTTTGGCTTGCAACAAATGTTGAGTTTAGgggaatagaaaataaataatgatatttAGATAAATGCAAATATATTAAAAGTCTACATATTACAGCTCCATCCAGTCTGTCCAGAAAGTAAGCCCCTACATACAGACAGATAAGTCATATATTTGTCTGGTTCTGTTATATAATTTAACAGAGACTATAGGAAACTACAAGTTCCCAGGGAatgatttctttgtttgttttagatCTATAGCCTCGTGTCTATGAGAGCCTTGGATTTGTTGGGTTGTCATTGGCCATAGATTGTGAGAGCTGAGCCGATACGCCTGGATGAGTCACTCAGGCTGCAAGTTTGCAGAAGCATGCGAaagggtagggggggggggggataacaGGGACCAGCAGAAAAACAGTCCTGCAGTGCCATGCCTCCTCAACACATTGtttcactgtatatatatacatatatatgagCAGTGTAATCATCTGTATTTATCACATCTGGATGATTTGAAGTTCATGCGTGTGTCACCCACAAATCGTTTAGGACCTTTGTGTTGTCAGGCTCAACTTCTTTGTCTTGTGGTAAGGATGCCCCGATTTGAGGTTTAGTTTTGTAGCTTTTACGGATGTTATGGAGTAAAGTGCTGTTTGTGAAAATTGTGCGAGTGTTCGTGGTTGTTACAGACAACTGTATAGCTCTCTGGTGACTGACAAACTGCTACCAGAAAGCATCCCATTACCACTCATTAGTATCCCAATGTTTACCCTGCTAGTATTGACAAATCATAGCAATCAGCAGCATTCAGCTGTAGCACTGAGTGACAACTATTGATTAAAGCAAACAATAGATCATAATGGGCTGCTATGAACCACAGTTGCACactcaaacacaagcactgtctctctctctcactctctcccctcAAAACACTCCGATACGCGCCCACTAACACACGCTCAATAATCACATAACAGAGACTCGTTCGACTGCAGCTCAGTTTGGAAAATGTTGTTTGGGCTATTAAAAAATGAGCCTTGTTTGCAGAGATTGATTGATGGAGTCTGGATGCGGAGTGCTGCGTGAGTAACTGCCAGGAGGATTACACATGTGAGAgccaaacagagaaaataattggcgggtGTTAAATTTCCCTCTATTTCGATTTGTCTTGCAATTTACAAAAGGCGTTTTGTAAAAAAGGTTGCTCTCACTCATAATGAATGTATGCGCCACTCATTGTTcctaatacacacacatcatgtgctgcacacagagacacgaAAACAGATGTGTGTCTTTAATTAGTGACGTTAGTGTGATTAATGCAGTCTGCCGGTGATGACTCATTCAGCCTAACCCTTGCTCCTCCGGTGAAAACAATCAATAATCAAAGATTCAGTCTGGCTTTACATGTCATtgtgataatgatgataatagtaattataatcCTCTTACacaataattatttataaatgcattttcattatttgtaaTGTTATAGTGCTGGTGTGGACCATGCTCCAGATATTGTATCTGACTGAAATGGAGTGTGTGATTAgtatagagaaaaaaaactataaagaaCTTGGTCGAATAAAAAATCTAGTAAAAACTTTGATGAATATCAGATTGTAGGATGTCGGTGAGCATTGCAGGAAAATGCTTGCAAAGCAAATCTACATGCTTTGCTCCAAGTGCCAGCTTGTCAACACAGCATTTACATTAGCATTGTGGAAAAGCTGTCAGCCAAACTGTGACTTCCAGACAGCAGACTGGCAGGGAGCGTGAGCAACTGCTacgtgtatgtttgtgtgtctgggtctgtgtgtgtttgtgggacagCAAGAGAgttaaacaaacaacacatttcgTTTGTAGAGTTGTAATAAACATTCATTCTCCCTCCCTCAAGGGCAGCAGCATGTCTGAAACCAAAACCAGCCAGCGGTTCCAAAGCCTGAATGCCGAGCAGGTCGAAGTTCTCCATCAGGTCCTGTCCGAGGTGGTCCCCATCCACGGACGCGGCAACTTCCCCACGCTGGAGCTGCGTCCTCGAGACATCATCATAGCCGTAAGGACCAGGCTGCAGAAGCAGGGGATCACTGTGAGAGATGTGCGCCTGAACGGCTCCACGGCCAGCCACGTCCTCGTCCGAGACAACGGGACAAGCTACAAAGACCTGGACATCATCTTTGGAGTGGAGCTGCCCAGTCAGGAGGAGTTCCAGGTACGATTATTGCAGTGCTTAGTTGTAAGAAGGAAGCAGGTCAGTGTAATAAGAGGAAATCGTTAGGGTTCATTCTGCTGTAATATCTGTTAAAATGGCAGTAAATATCTACTCTCTCTGGGGTGTTGCAGCATTGATTTTTGTTATGCTACAGTAATAATGATGTTCTTGTAATCGTAAAGATAATCAAATTGCAGAATATTTAACATTAAGGCTGATTCAATAgtagtgattttgtttttttaacttcattATACAGAAACCACAGGAGTCTCACACGATTCAGTTTAATAATACAAGCAAAACTGCACAAAGATTGCACTCATTAGTTGTGGGTGTCATGTTGTTGACTTCCTCTTTTCCCAGGTTATTAAAGAGTCCGTGCTGGGCTGCTTGCTGGACTGCCTGCCTGCCGGCGTCAACAGGGAGCGGATAAGCAGCTCGACGATGAAGGAGGCCTACGTCCAAAAAATGGTGAAGGTCTTTAATGACAATGACCGCTGGAGCCTCATCTCCCTCTCAAACAACAGCGGCAAAAACCTGGAGCTCAAATTCGTTAGCGTGTTGCGGAGGCAGTTTGAGTTCAGTGTTGACTCCTTCCAGATCATTCTGGATCGCCTCCTGGAGTCCTACATGCAGCAGGAGTCACTGCAGAGAAATAATAGAGTTgagctgaaggagcaggagatTCAAAGCAAAGCCTCTCATTCTCCACTCAAAAAGCCCAGTGCTCCAGAACCAGAGAGGCCCGCTGGTGGAGAGTCCTCCAGCAAAGAGGGGGATCAGGTTAGCCAGACTCAGCACAAAGATGAGGTGCATGAGAAGGAGTTGCAGACCGACCTCCTACAACAGACTCAAAATTCAAATCAGACAACACAGTCTAGAGTGGAAGAAGACGAAAAAGACAAAACACCTGCAGAGCTGAAGGAAATGTCAcaacacagggagacagacatcTCTGACCAGACATCCCCAAACCCTTTGTCGGAAACCTCTGAGAAAACTGAAACACCAGCTCAGACTGAACTCACACACGAGCCAGAACTCTTGGAAAAGACCAAACGCTCAACACAGGTAGAAGAGCCAGAGCAAACCCAGACCTGTGACAGCCCACAACCAGCACAATCAAACCACAAGGAACTCCCAGTCCAGGAAGAACCGTCCGACCACACAAACCGCCCCGACGAACAGATAGATCCCACAGAGCAGATCGGACAGTCCGAGTTGTCAAAAGCCTCAGACAATAGGCAGGCAGAAGCCGAGGAATCACAGACAACAGAGAGCACTGATAAGTCCGACTTCTGTGAGAGTTTCAGTGAGGATCAGAGGAACGATGAGAAAGATAACGCAGAGCATGTGTCTGCTCCAGTAACGGACACATCTCCACCTGCTAAGGAAGAGACACAGTCAGCAGATGAAGGAAACGTTGAAACGGAGACAGACGAGCAGATACaagcagaaatgaaaaatggaCCAGAAACCAgcgaagagacagaagaggattCAACACCAGAAGCCAAGAACAtaggagacacacagggaatTGATTgttcctgctccttctcttcaGTATCTCTAACATTTCACGACACACAGGATACACCAGAGATTGAAagcacagcacacacagataACTCAGAAAAATCCCTCAACGTACTTGACGCCGATAACCCTCCAGATACTCAGGATATTTCCCCTGTACCGCCCAGCCTTGTTTCTGACATAaagacctcctcctcttctccttcctgtaAGCCCTCAGAGAGACTGTCTCACATGGTGGTGCTCAAACACTCCTCCCCCAAACCCCCTCGCAGGATGTGCAGGAAGGTTACCCACAGTCCTTACCCAACTCATGTGTCTGAAAGCGAAACTATCACAGCGTTCTGTCTAGATATAAGCCCCTGCACCAGCCCTGAACTTGAGGTAGCCTTAAACCCAGAGTGGACAGCTCCAAGTTCAGATGCTCCAACTACCACATCAACCGATATCTTTGCGAAAACAAACCCAGAGCCTGAATCCATCCCTTCCACTAACCTACCCTCAAACCTAGAGCCTACCTTAGCTCCTGAAGTAGCCCCTGATATCACAGCATCTGCTGTGGAACTCACGTCTTTACCCCAGGAGCTGCCCTCCTCGTCTGAGCCGGTCGCAGAGGGTTCATGTGAGTCATGCATTCAGAGCTTAGAGGAGACACCATCTACATACGAGGCGTTTGATGAGCAAAGCCAGTCCTCGCCTGGAGAAACTGTCTCAActcccagccaatcagagcctctGGACTCAGAGGACGGATCAGTTTCCCACACCGATGCATCAACCTCAATTTCCCAGGAACCTGAACATACCTCAGAAGTTGAGGTCAGTAATGAGGATGAAAACAGAGAGACCCAAAAGTCGGACCCGAATCAGCCCAACGATAGCCCACAAGAGATCGCACTCACCCCCGTTTCCTGTCTCACCCCTCCAGTCCTCTGCCTCTCCCCTCCCTGCTTTACCCCCTTGCCCCCCAGCCTCAGCCCTCCCCCATGTCTTAGCCCTCCCCCTCCGTTGCCAAACTGCGTCAGCCTCACCACCAGCTCGAGCTCCACGCCCCTGAGTTTCAGCCCAACCTCATCCTGCCTCAGCTCGCCTCCGTACCTTACTCCCCCTATGCTCAGCCTTAGCCCTCCCCCACTCTGTCTCACCCCACCTTCCCCCTGCCTCagtcctcccctcctctgcctcaCCCCACCGGTGGAGTCGGAGGATCTCGTACCTCAGGTATCTCCAGACACGGAGCCTTTGATATTGAACACTGCCAGCGAGGAGCAGATTAAAGAATCATCCCCTCAGCCACAGGTTAGTCTACTGCAGTTGGAGGATAAAAAGGAGGATGATTATATCTCGCCGTTGCCTGGGGTTGCAGAGCCTGTCTCTTTTCCAATCACCGTCCCGAGCTCAACCTTGCCTGTGCTGCCCCCCTCTCAGTCTGGAAGCCCAGGGGAATCTGGCCCTCCAAAGGCTGAAGAGGCATCCAGCTTGGTGCCTGAGATCAGAGAGGCCCCTGAGCTAACCGCAGACATGCCTGAACAGAGCAATGCTCCTTGGGTGTCTGGCTTAGTCCCTGCTGTCGAGGTCCTGGCAGAGAGCATGTACGGTGACTTCAAAGCAGCCATGGACCACCTGCACTACCGCCTAATCGCCACCAGGAACCCAGAGGAGATTCGGGGTGGTGGTTTGTTAAAATACAGCAACCTGTTGGTCAGGGACTACCGACCGGCCAGCGAGACTCAGATAAAGACTCTGGAGCGCTACATGTGCTCACGCTTCTTCATCGATTTCCCTGAtgtgcaggagcagcagagaaagaTCCTATCCTACTTGAAGAACCACTTCATCGGCGAGGAGAGGAGCAAGTACCAGTACCTGATGACGCTGCGTCGCGTGGTGGACGACAGCACGGTGTGTCTGATGGGACACGAGAGGCGTCAGACACTGAATATGATCACAGTGCTGGCGCTGAAGGTTCTAGGAGAGCAGAACATAATTCCCAACACAGACCATGTGACATGCTTCTACCAGCCTGCCCCGTACCTTGCAGAGCACAGTGCCCCCTATCTCGCAGAACCCAGCTACTGCAGCTATTACATACCCCAAGGGGGATCAACTCTGCTTTACCAACCTTACCCCttacacctgcacacacaaactggACTAGTGtaaagcccacacacacacacacacacacacacacacacacacacacacacacacacacaaacacattcaaacacacataacacaagGGGAAAGGTGCTTGCCATGACGAAAAAACTGGAGAATGGAAATATTATCCAGGGATAAACTGTTTGGTCTATAATAGACCTATGCGGGCAGGATTGAGTGGGTTTTACAGTAAACTCCCAGAGTTCTCTGTGAGGTTCTAACATAATTATATGTAATTATCTGGGCTTTGTGGGAAAATAATAATTCTTCCGATATTGTTAGAATTCCAGAAAATGCTGTATGCCCTGCATGAGTCATCGCCCTTTGGTCTCCCTGGGAAACCAACTGTGCTgttgacattcacacacatgcacggacacacacacacagacatacacacacatgcgcaaACACACTTCCAGGTTCTTGAATTGTCGTACACTTTTTTCATGTTCTTACTGTGTTGTTCTAAATGGCTTTGTTCAGAATGTGGACCTTGCCTGTGGTTGATATTGTGCATGGATAAATTAGGACTGTTCTCTCACTGCCAAATACTGTGTGACTACTATGCTTCTTAACCAGTTTAATGTAACGTCGTTATTCTTTTACTGACAGGGGTGTATTCTTAAAAGATACTGAAGGACAAGTCCGCCGGTGTGTACAGTACTTTTATCaaaatgcacacatgcatgcataacaaaaaacacacaaatatacatgcatacatgcatacatacgTACATACAGTATACTGTATGCACACAAAGTTAGACAATGCATGAGTAGCTGAATATATAATTCACATCCTGAAGTCAAAGCAAAGgcttttaatataaaacaaatctaTCTATTTTTGCAAAGATAATACTCAGTGGTAAACAGACTGGTTTGTTCCTACAGAAAAATGCCAACAACAATGCCTTTGCAACTGTGCATCGATTACAGTATATTGTGTACAAATACACTGAATTGTTTTCAGGTAAATTGTGTTGAGATGTAGTGCTTGATTTCTTTCCTCGTGGAGTCTTTTCTGTAATCACGTGAAGTATTATACCATCTAgagttgatttttttaatgCTAATGTTTACTTAAGTGGAGGTAGTCAGGTTACAACCATCTTTGGGTCACCTCAAAACATGGCAGACGCACGTCTGTCCAAACTTGAAGGAATTACATTTAAACTACTCTCAGCCTGAATCAGCATCCTCAATTTAACTCAGTTCAGAATCAACAAGTTCAAATCCACATCAAACCTGTATGAATCTAAGTTGAGATCCGTGCAACAGCAAACTATGACCAAAGATGGTTCGGTAGGGAAATCAAGTGCCTAAATGTGAGACATGATTGGCATGTCTTTATCTCACTGCACTGGGGGTGTTACTGGGGTGGGCTCGGGGTTGGGTCGGGTATGTGTTCAGTTGTTGACCCCTGTTATTGCTGCCTGTTTTGATGTCTTCTTTAATGTAGTCCTTTGTTGTAGTTTGTTCATGTACATTTTGATAAAATAAAGGTGAAAACTCAACAAACCTTCagatgtgagagagagtgaattattttaaaaatgtaccttttttcactttttgcTCCAGTCTCACTCCCCCCCTCCCTACCTGTTTTCCCCCAAATGATATGCTGTACCGCTTACGTATCCAGCCCATGATTTCCCACCGCAATGATCCACTTAAGTGTGACCGTCAAATCACGACGGTGCCCCGGAGAGCGCCCCAAAGCTGTGAAattctgtctgtgtgaggcCTCTTATCGCAAATCACCATCCTTCAGATGTGTTTGGACCCGAATGACGCACGGTCTACGCAacacaggaggctcaacaatgTGTAAATGTGAGGAGAATATGGTTGGTGATGTGTGAGACGGCGAggggagacaggagaggagggggtcGGAGAATATGTGCGTGTCTTTTGGTGAGTGGGTTTCACATGGGAGGTGGTATCAGGTGGTCCCCCTCTCCACCTACTAATTGAAGAGACCCACAGTATATTAAAATAATGGGACTGCCTTCTAACTCCCTCACTgcctccctcttttcctcccttttcaCACCAATGATAGGTCATTGCCACATTGGGAGATGGGGGCATCTCTTTCTACAGGGGTTGCTCGTGTGATGGCAAGTAGTGGAATTGCCACACACTATCTATTTACACACACTATAGGTGCGCACTTATGTGCACGAGGTTGCAAAGCATGTGAAAGAGCATGTGATCTAATAGAGTCTGTATCAGTGTCTCACAGACCTCTCCGCCACTCGTGTCCACTTGGGGTTTCCATAGAGACGGAGACAGGCAGCACCGTGGGCGCAGAGAGCATGACGGAAGACAGGGAAGACCCACACACCAaatgagggggagagagatagatgaaaacagaggaaaaaaaggaaaaagaggtgGGTGAAATGAAAACGAGAAAGAtagtggacagagagagagatgaatagaTGCAAAAATAGAGTTGAGACGGAAAGCCAAGGACAAGAGAGCGAGTCCGGTTAGGGGTGTCGTGTccgtgtgtgattgtgtgtgtgtgtgtgtgtgtgtgggggggggggttatagaTAAGATGAGGCGAGGAGTGGGAGCAGGGGAGTTGATGGGGAGAGCGTGGGAGGTTGTCAGGCCCCTAGTCACAAGGGAGTCACTGTAAGGTGGCTGCAGTGACGGCAGCATTGATG from Limanda limanda chromosome 10, fLimLim1.1, whole genome shotgun sequence carries:
- the LOC133012261 gene encoding terminal nucleotidyltransferase 5C-like, coding for MSETKTSQRFQSLNAEQVEVLHQVLSEVVPIHGRGNFPTLELRPRDIIIAVRTRLQKQGITVRDVRLNGSTASHVLVRDNGTSYKDLDIIFGVELPSQEEFQVIKESVLGCLLDCLPAGVNRERISSSTMKEAYVQKMVKVFNDNDRWSLISLSNNSGKNLELKFVSVLRRQFEFSVDSFQIILDRLLESYMQQDSSSTPLSFSPTVLAESMYGDFKAAMDHLHYRLIATRNPEEIRGGGLLKYSNLLVRDYRPASETQIKTLERYMCSRFFIDFPDVQEQQRKILSYLKNHFIGEERSKYQYLMTLRRVVDDSTVCLMGHERRQTLNMITVLALKVLGEQNIIPNTDHVTCFYQPAPYLAEHSAPYLAEPSYCSYYIPQGGSTLLYQPYPLHLHTQTGLV